GGTTTCTTTTAGGCGGTACAATCCATTTTCTTGCAAAATTCTACATGTATTTTTGACAATACATCCTGATTTATTGCAGCGATATACTTTATCAGAATAGAGCGGTGGAGTGTGAAGCTTTTCGGAAAAATCACTTTTGATTCTTTTTTCAAAAAACCGTCCGCCAAA
This sequence is a window from Desulfotignum phosphitoxidans DSM 13687. Protein-coding genes within it:
- a CDS encoding type II toxin-antitoxin system PemK/MazF family toxin; translation: MVGRIYLAKIYFTDLSEYKIRPVLVLRVYGEDCVCLPLTSNLKHEGFLLGSSDLADGFLKKESKVIFPKSFTLHRSILIKYIAAINQDVLSKIHVEFCKKMDCTA